A DNA window from Setaria viridis chromosome 2, Setaria_viridis_v4.0, whole genome shotgun sequence contains the following coding sequences:
- the LOC117843302 gene encoding uncharacterized protein translates to MLGAVLRVPAPIPPPLLPTLPRPLLTLRRCRSYCIPPGTPPMASAGPRDGGGATKPDAAPSPSPAPAPAPAPVPQPPEKPLPGDCCGSGCVRCVWDIYFDELDAYDKALAAHAAASSGSGVKDDSADTKPSDGAKS, encoded by the coding sequence ATGCTGGGCGCCGTCCTCCGCGTCCCGGCCCCGATCCCGCCGCCACTGCTCCCCACGCTGCCGCGCCCTCTCCTcaccctccgccgctgccgcagctACTGCATCCCGCCTGGGACGCCGCCCATGGCCTCGGCCGGcccccgcgacggcggcggcgccacgaaGCCCGACGCcgcgccatcgccatcgccggcgcccgcgcccgcgcccgcgccggtgcCGCAGCCGCCCGAGAAGCCGCTCCCGGGCGACTGCTGCGGCAGCGGCTGCGTGCGCTGCGTCTGGGACATCTACTTCGACGAGCTCGACGCGTACGACAAGGCCCTCGCCGCCcacgcggcggcctcctcgggcTCCGGCGTCAAGGACGACTCCGCTGATACCAAGCCCAGTGACGGCGCCAAGTCCTGA
- the LOC117843300 gene encoding subtilisin-like protease SBT3.6 — MAALLGFFVLLLLLLLHFGPSACSNVYIVYMGERSPELQPALVRDSHHGMLAAVLGSEPAAKDAILYSYRHGFSGFAAVLTDRQAAQLADWPGVVRVVRNRVLDLHTTRSWDFMRLKPSPSGGILSESRFGEDSIIGVLDTGIWPESASFRDDGIGEVPRRWKGRCIAGDRFNASNCNRKIIGAKWYIKGYEAEYGKMNTTDIYEFMSARDAVGHGTHTASTAAGALVANANFRGLASGVARGGAPNARLAVYKVCWATGDCTSADILAAFDDAIHDRVDVLSVSLGQAPPLPAYVDDVLSIGSFHAVAKGIVVVCSAGNSGPYSETVINSAPWIVTVAAGTLDRTFLTKITLGNNSTYVGQTLYSGKHPAKSMRVVYAEDIASNNADDTDARSCTAGSLNSTLVKGNVVLCFQTRAQRSASVAVETVKKARGVGVIFAQFLTKDIASSFDIPCVQVDYQVGTAILAYTTSMRNPTVQFSSAKTILGELIGPEVAYFSSRGPSSLSPSVLKPDIAAPGVNILAAWTPAAAISSAIGSVNFKIDSGTSMSCPHISGVAALLKSMHPNWSPAAVKSALVTTANIHDNYGFEIVSEAAPYNQANPFDYGGGHVNPNRAAHPGLVYDMGTSDYVRFLCSMGYNSSAISSMTQQHATCQHTPKTQLNLNLPSITIPELRGKLTVSRTVTNVGSVMSKYRAHVEPPPGVDVAISPSLLTFNSTVRRLTFKVTFQAKLKVQGRYTFGSLTWEDGAHTVRIPLVVRTMISKFYVDA, encoded by the exons ATGGCCGCCCTGCTCGGCTTCTtcgtcctgctgctgctgctgttgcttcaTTTCGGCCCCTCTGCCTGCAGCAAT GTGTACATTGTGTACATGGGGGAGAGGAGCCCGGAGCTGCAGCCGGCGCTGGTCCGGGACTCGCACCACGGcatgctcgccgccgtcctcggcaG CGAGCCGGCGGCCAAGGACGCCATCCTCTACAGCTACCGGCACGGCTTCTCCGGGTTCGCCGCCGTGCTCACGGACAGGCAGGCGGCGCAGCTCGCCG ATTGGCCTGGAGTCGTGCGAGTGGTGCGGAATCGTGTCCTCGACCTGCACACCACCAGGAGCTGGGATTTCATGCGACTGAAACCGTCGCCATCGGGTGGAATCCTCTCGGAGAGTAGATTTGGGGAGGATTCCATTATCGGCGTGCTAGATACTG GGATATGGCCAGAGTCGGCCAGTTTTAGAGACGACGGCATCGGCGAGGTTCCACGGCGGTGGAAAGGGCGGTGCATAGCCGGAGACAGATTCAATGCTTCTAACTGCAACAG GAAAATAATAGGCGCAAAATGGTACATCAAAGGGTACGAAGCTGAGTATGGCAAGATGAACACAACCGACATCTATGAGTTTATGTCCGCGAGAGATGCTGTCGGGCATGGCACACACACGGCATCCACTGCTGCTGGTGCTCTGGTAGCGAATGCGAACTTCAGGGGCCTTGCCAGTGGTGTTGCAAGGGGAGGGGCACCGAACGCTAGGCTGGCCGTTTACAAAGTGTGCTGGGCCACCGGAGATTGCACTTCTGCAGATATACTTGCTGCTTTTGACGATGCTATACATGACCGCGTCGATGTGCTTTCAGTGTCCCTGGGTCAAGCGCCACCCCTCCCTGCTTATGTTGATGATGTCTTGTCCATTGGATCCTTCCATGCTGTTGCAAAAGGGATTGTTGTGGTCTGCTCTGCAGGAAACTCTGGGCCTTATTCAGAGACCGTGATCAACTCGGCACCCTGGATTGTGACTGTTGCTGCTGGCACACTTGACAGGACTTTCCTCACAAAGATCACCCTTGGAAACAATAGCACCTATGTG GGTCAAACATTGTACTCTGGAAAGCATCCTGCCAAAAGTATGCGTGTAGTCTATGCTGAAGATATTGCATCCAATAATGCAGATGATACAGATGCAAG AAGCTGCACTGCAGGATCTCTGAATTCTACACTAGTGAAAGGAAATGTGGTGCTTTGCTTCCAAACAAGAGCACAGAGATCAGCATCAGTAGCAGTAGAGACTGTCAAGAAAGCTCGTGGCGTTGGAGTCATCTTCGCCCAGTTCTTAACCAAGGATATCGCATCTTCATTCGACATTCCCTGTGTTCAAGTAGACTATCAAGTTGGAACAGCTATACTTGCATACACTACTAGCATGAG GAACCCAACAGTTCAGTTTAGCTCAGCAAAAACAATTCTTGGAGAACTGATAGGCCCAGAAGTTGCATATTTCTCATCTCGGGGTCCAAGTTCTCTGTCCCCCTCTGTTCTGAAG CCAGACATCGCCGCCCCAGGTGTCAACATTTTGGCCGCATGGACACCTGCTGCTGCCATATCATCCGCCATTGGATCTGTGAACTTCAAGATTGATTCAGGAACCTCGATGTCCTGCCCACACATTTCGGGCGTGGCTGCTCTTCTCAAATCAATGCATCCTAATTGGAGTCCTGCTGCAGTAAAATCAGCACTTGTCACAACAG CCAATATCCATGACAATTATGGATTTGAAATTGTATCTGAGGCGGCACCCTACAATCAGGCAAACCCATTTGATTATGGAGGTGGTCATGTGAATCCAAATAGGGCTGCACACCCCGGCCTTGTGTATGACATGGGAACATCTGACTATGTGCGCTTCCTTTGCTCCATGGGCTACAACAGCTCGGCCATCAGCTCCATGACTCAACAGCATGCAACATGTCAGCACACACCGAAGACGCAACTGAACCTGAATCTGCCATCCATCACCATTCCCGAACTGAGGGGCAAGCTTACAGTGTCAAGAACAGTCACCAATGTTGGCTCAGTCATGTCAAAGTACAGAGCTCACGTGGAACCTCCGCCAGGGGTGGATGTGGCCATCAGCCCCTCACTCCTGACCTTCAACTCGACTGTGAGAAGGTTAACGTTCAAGGTGACGTTCCAGGCCAAACTGAAGGTGCAAGGGAGGTACACCTTCGGTAGCCTGACATGGGAGGATGGCGCCCACACGGTGAGGATCCCTCTTGTGGTTCGGACGATGATCAGCAAGTTCTACGTCGATGCATAA